gcaCGTTGGCTCGACTAACTATCTAACTCCAACCAGCGCCAGTCCGCCGCTGCTCAGCCGCTTTCCTCGATGTAAAACCAGGGTAGTACTCTCTACACTACAGGCTCGAAACCCGGTTTCACCTCCGCTGCCGAATTTTGTGGACGCAGCCAAGCTAGCAGTAAAATGTAGCCCGGTCTAGTAGGGACCATGTCCCACCAGTTTCTACCAGTTTAGACCTCGTCACTTCAGCCGAGTACCACCAGCCTGCTGgagtttctccctctccttaTCCTACAAAACGTTTTTCCTCCGTCACTTCACTCAAAGCAAAGTTCACGCAGAGTAAGGGGGTATTAAAGTTTAATGGCAGATCCATGCTGCGGACCCACAAGATGGCACTACCAGCTCCATCCACCTCACCCTGTAGTAACCGTGTTGcttctgctgctttctgctttAATGGCACGGAAACTTCCAGCGGTGGTGAATGTGTTTAAACAGTGAATATACTAACCACAGTAGAAGAACAGGCCACCTTAAAGTAAAAGTCTTCtatgtaaatattattaaagtCAAATTATGCTAATTAAAACAACTGTTGAAAGTACAGGTCCTCGCTCTGAAGCATGGCCCGGTTCAGagttacattttaaatggaaGCAGTAAATACCTGATGTTCTCTCTGGACTAAAATGTTGATGTGATGAGCCTAATTTGTATTTAATGAGCAAATCAGTTTAATCTCTACAGAGAGAATTACACCAGCTGAACCATTTGAGCTGGCAGGTTAAATGTAGTTAAAAGGACAAACTAGTACTGTGTGTGCATAAAAGCCTGATTCCTGTGAGCCACACAGCTCCATTGTATTAAAGCACAGCAATGATTGGCTGACATGTTACTTCATAACCATGAACTATTGAATACTAACCAGAGCAACACATGTGGATTAACAAATTCATTATAGAGAGACGTGTTTTAGTAAATATGGCTGACTAACATGAAAGGAagtaaataacaataatacattCTCTCAGGGGGTTGATGTTCTCGTACGTTCCGTAATCACAAAggttaatgttatttttacactcCAGCAGCAGTGAACCATGTGGAGAGTTGATGGTTTGGTGAATCTGGCAAAATCACTTTGTCCTATATTAATTGTGTCAATTGTGTGTTAAAAGTGTCAACAGTGTGTTAGAGCCAAAAATATGTtgctggagggggggggggtaatatTCTGAGGAGAAAGTTTGTTTTGGTCACTCACAGACCGTAGATTCCTGACGTGCTCTGCCCTGTTCTGctgatattttattgtttctctAAATGAGCATGTAGTTTGTAGATGTTATCACTCAGTCTGAGAACTCTGCTGTTTCACAAACAACATGTAAACTAGAATCTTACATGTGGTCTACTCTTAGCTTATGGTGCAGTATTGATTATAGCCCAGAATGAGAGTGTCCATGTGTTTCCCACTCTTTGATCCTCTCCTCGTACTATAACTACTGGTTCTAATGAGCTGGACgaagtgtgttcatgtgaaagaggtgGAGTTGTTAATTATGAGCAACATCGTCAGAGTAATAGTAGTATaagttaattaaataaattctgTTATAGGGACATCAAAAAGTCACATTCAACAAGatcaaatgtaaacaatatgatcacgtgactagaataaaaaaaacactagaaATAAGTTATAATTATTAAGGTCAGACTGaggatatattgtaaataagaaCATGAATTATCGTTAAATTCTTACTGAGTATTTTCgctcttcagtctgatgatgaacaaactgttatgaacatgtgaagcagataaaagttaaagttaatgtcagactgtttctgctgaagagaggagagaaagaaaagaggagagaagtagctgatgtctgatgagtcagtctgactgaaatgttcatttataatgatggaaataattaacaatCTGTGAatcattgttggtttagttttatttttaatgttattctgagctgcagtgatgatgaagagagtaaaagcttcatcattCAGGAATCCTGTCGGTTCAAGAATCTATGTTCAGGTCAAATGAAGCTAGAATAGTTATTATGTAGTTCTTTAGTGATAAACTCTACTGTTTGTTAGaggctctgttttaaaaccaaagtTGAAACATGGAAAGACgcaaacaggaaaataattccaatgatttatataaatatctactgctcattattatttatcacttaATTGTTCagtcttttgtccctgtcaggatcccGTAGAATTGATGACTTAATGTTTCCAggtatctgattggtcagtagtttggctgttgacaggttttgatctgatccagagcaggttaggagttcagcatcagttaccatggtgatttaccccagTAACAAGTGAACTGCAgtcgtaggactgaaaacacagagttaaacCTAAAGAATTTCTGAGTTTTTTTCTCAGAATATCACCCCACCTCCCCCAGCTCCATATTTCTTTTTACCTATAACAGCTCTAATATGCCATCGTACAGGGTCAAGTAAACAGTGTTTCATACATCAACCACAGACCAGCACCAGCATTTAGAAATGAAACCCCTGAATCTGTATTCATGcatctataaatatatatagccTGATTTGTAAGAAAACTTCACCTCcatgtttaattaataaaatggtTAATATGTTCATTAGACATTTAGAAGACAACATGTATGTGTTGTAAAAGTCATGTACAGTCGTTATAAAGTCCATGATCTGGGAGTTAGCCTCGTCAGGCCTAATGCTGCTGGggtattgatttatttatttaaagcatCATTATTGATTTGAACTGgttttaaacattaacattcTCCAACATTAAATCCAGTTAAATCcataaatgttatatttatgtgtgtataaatgcTCCTGATGCTCctggatatatatttatttatatatatatatatatatatatatctccaGGAGCATCAGGCTTCAATCATATGCATCAAATCTGATTTTGGTTTTTACATTAAGagacattaaataaaagtaaaatgttcagtttctattgtgtgaaaacagttttcagtgttAATGATAATTATCAGAGCGACAGAAGAACAAGAAACTGCAGATAAACAGCTCATGTGCAGTGTCCCTGTTCAATGAAGaagatatgaaatatgaatcataTATGTAACAGGCATGTAAGGGATAACAGCTGTATGTTCCATTATTGTAATCTGATACAATCATCCATGTGGATCCTGTTTATACCATGACGCCAACATACGccatatgaaataaaacacaaaatatctgACACATACAACAGATTCTGATCTGAGGTTACTGTTTTAAACATCATAGATTATAGTGAGGGGTTCACAGCAAAGatgtaggtttgcatatggacggtagggacatgtccctaccaatatgTTGGGAGGACAGAAATGTCCCTACAAATATTTGAGTGAATTTGTTCGCACTGTTTGGATTGAAGTCACATTAGATCATTAcaatgtgccctccaagaggctacgtctccaagacaGTTaatttaggcatgctagcatttgattggctAAAAGGGCTGGGGCTATCTGAAGGCTCACGTCATGTGAGAATATCAGTGGTACCTGATGCCACCAGAAAATTGTCAagtgatgttatttaaccatgttagctagcgttaactagcaagctaacTCTGGCTCCTGTCCTCTGTaggctagcagtcaggttgctaggAGTCAGGTTGCTGCAGGAGTAAATATAAAATGGTGGATAAGTCGATGTATAAGTTGAATTTCAGGACAGGTGAATCTATGTAACCATAGTGACATTAAACTTGATGTTAACTTGTAAGTTATTATAACACAGGATCATTTCTTAAAGTTTTAGTTCTTTTGTACATagtttgatttaaatgtaaatacatttctgaatgtaaattcagatcttatatgttaatacaCCATTaggttgacagcattaaaaagtaaatctCTTTATTTTGGAGGGAGGCGGAGCTACCAACATTGAGACCACAGGGTCCAGGTTTGACACCCCTGAAGGTTTAAAACCTTCTGTTCTGTCAATCTCAGGAACAGAGAACagtgatgcccccccccccccccccccccccccatatctctgtctatctctctgtcaATTCAATTCAACAGGCCAAAGCACAATTATGAATGGAATTAAATGGAGAAAAGTTTtattgaacttaaaaaaaaaactgtctttttaaCAGTGGACTTTCTTGAACTTTAAATctaagagaaaaacaaataaaaagattaatttaaaaaacttagctaaccagctagacagatggatagatggatagatattTTCTCATCGTAATAATAATTTCACAAAGCATGTTTATGTAATGTTTTAGAAAAGCTAGTGTGCAGTAAGACATCGACCCTGGCAGCAGCTTGTTGATAGTGaagagaaaacataaaataaaaaaacaaaagcgcTGTGTCTGTAGTTTTTCCAGTTATGAtatggtggttgttgttgttgttgcgcAGTGCGCAGAGTGACGGTGTGTTCTGGTCTGCAGGTCTGCGGagatgctgagctgctgctgtgattcagctgctgtgacTGAGGCTTTCAGGGTCTGTGAATACTGAAGCTGACTGAATCCACACAAGACCTCtcctcagaaacacacaggtcCACTCAGAGTCTCCGGAGCTCCTCATCACTGCTCCCCTTGTGGGGTTGCTATGGCACCTGCTGTCACAGAAACCAAGTGCTGGAAACAGGCTTGCCCCAGTGAGGCAGGACAGACCACGAGTCATCGCCATCAGAAACCATCCAGCAGTCAACAAGCAGCACTTAGCACTGATTTTAGTCCTTTGAGTTAAGGAGCAGAGGTCTGCAGGCTGATGGTGAGCTCTCTGACAACACTCATGAGTCTTGTCTGTGTGCTCTCAGGCTCTCAGCCAGAGTccctgtgcagcagcagagccagcaCTGTCCCTTCTGCCAGACCATGTTCCACCAGCAGGACCCTCTGAAGACCCCCCAGCAGGAGAGCCACGCAGCCAGCAGGCAGCTCTTCCACTGCCACCAGTGTGGGAAGCAGTATAACACCCAGCTGGGTTACAGACGCCACCTGGTGGCAGCCCACAGCGCCGCAGCAGGCCTGCCCTGCCCAGAGGGGGCGTCGTCACTGCTGGAGCACCTGGGCAGCCATATAGACCGGCCAGCTCCATTAGAGGGCAACACGAACGCCACAGtgccagtgagagagaggaagtacTCGTGTGAGCGGTGTGACCGCCGCTTCTACACCCGTAAGGATGTGCGGCGTCATGCTGTGGTGCACACTGGGCGCCGTGACTTCCTATGCCCGCGCTGTGCTCAACGCTTTGGCCGCAGAGATCACCTGACCCGCCACTTGAAGAAGAGCCACGCCCAGGAGTCAGGGTTGATGCCACCTTGTGCTCCCAGTACCCCTGTCGCTACGCCGACCCCCGCCACGCAGTGCACCGTGAAGGAGGAGCCCAGccctgtgacctctgacctggtCCCCGTCTCCAAGGAGCCCTTGGAGACATTCTCCAGGGACATGTACAACTCCTACCCCATGGCCAGTCCTGTCCCTGGGATGGGCCACCCTCATGGCCTCATGCAGGGCTCCTTGTCCTCAGGCATGGGTGTGGGTCGCCACATGCCCCCCCAATCTTCTCACCACCATCACCTGCAGCCTCCAGGAGCGGCACAGCAGCAGTCCTACAGCAACATGACAAGGTACCAGCACGGATCTACCTCATATCCTCGCTCCGACGTGGACAGCTTCCTGCTGGACCTGCAGAGTGCCCCCCCACCTCACCTGAGTGCAGTCAATTCCTCTACCTCTACTTCTGCCTCCCCCCAGAGGGAGGTGCTGGGTGAAGGCGTGGGCTCTGGCGGCGAGTCCCACCTGCTGTGCCGGAGTCCTGCTGTGTCCTCAGCCGAGCTGTCCTGCTCCACCAACATGGACCTGGGACCTCTGCTGGGGTTCCTGCCTTTCAGCCTGCCACCCTACAGCCCCCACATGGGGATGGGAGGGTTAGTGATGAGCTatccacccaccaccaccaccacttcctctccatcttccaACACTGGGCTGTCCTCCCAGGCCCCGGGGCCTTTCACCTTCTTCCAGCCTCCCCAGGTTCACGTACCCCAGGGCCCTGGAGCCCACAACCACAGCCAACTACCTCAGGCCTACAGCAGTCCTGCTATGAGCACTTCCAGCTCCCTACCTCACTACTACCAGGCTTTTCAGCAGTGAGCAGCTCTGTCCCACAAACACTCATGTTTCATGAAAAGGGCAAAACATCTGTATTGTAAACCAGATGTGTAACTTTagcctgtctgtgttttttatgcTAATCTTAGGAGTTTTTTGTTAAACACAACAGATCACCTCATCAGTATTACCTCATTACTTTAAAAGGAAGGTTGAACATTTGAGGAAATGTAGAGGGTCTCACTACAACCAAAACACTTACCTGTTCTTGTCAGACCTGTTTCCAACAGTGGACGCACTTCACACACGTCACACGTCTCAGGTGCTGAGTCATTCAGGTTTAGCTCGTCATAGAAACACTGTTATTTCCCCCCTTGAAGAAAAGGTGACCCTCCTTACCAAAGCTGACTGACTGGAGCATAAACAGCCTCACACAGAGGGGAGGGGCTGCTCAGTCACTGTCATTGAGTGTCAGCGTGATGACACATGCAGTGAAGAGCCCCCCAGTCATGATGTGTCCCAGTGCAGCAGCTGGACACATCAAACAACATGTACAGAATCAGACCTGTAAATGTGTGAAGGTGCAGTCAGCACCAGTTACACTGTTAACCTGTACATGTAATATAGgtaccttttgtctttttgctaTATTCTGTAGCATCAGTAGATTAGAAAGCACTTAAGTTTCCCTCTCAGCATCGTAGCTCATTACAGGTCAAAGTCAGTCACAGAGGCAGGAAGCTGGAGTTCagacagagatgctgctgacaCCACGTGTCCCTGAACTCCACACACTGAATGAAATCTATGAGgtattattcatattcatacaaTTTagttgagacacacacacacacacacacacacagacacacacacagacacacacacacacacacacacacaagttccCCTCCCACACATGATAGACACGAGCTGTGATGTCCctgtctcacactcactcagGTGTGTTGTCACCTGGTCGTAGGTCATCTGTTCAGTGACTAACTGTCCATGTTCCTGAAATCAGAGACTCAGCATCATGCTTCTCTGAACATACTGTAAATTTCCCCACAGATCTATGCAGAGAAAGGTGTTATGGGTAACTAGGTCGCAGAGGAGCCAACGTGCACACTGCAGATGCGCATGTCTATCTGaccagatgaaaacaaatgtaaatgttctacaagtgtaaaacaaaaatgttagaTCACCTGCAGCCAAAACCTGAAGTGCTAACTGTCACTGCCATCATTGTTTTCCagctcacctgtccacctgtctgctCACACCTTGTGTCATAGTGAGGAACATACAAGCACTTTGCAAATGTTTATCtatacattcatacatttcatacatacatacatacacacacacacacacacacacatatatatatatatatatatatatatatatatatatatatatccagtCATGTCCTATTCCATATGTCCCACAGTTGCAGCCCTGGTCACATGAACTGACCCAGGGCTCTTGGGACATCATTAAAATATGAGCAGCAGGTGTAACTGACCGACCTACTTTGAATGCAGCATGAATTCAGTGAAGGCCTTCCAGAGCACTTGTATCTGTGTCCTTTTACTGCTGGTGTTGACCACAGGAGCTTCTGATGGGGGTGGGACCGAGTAGGACTGAGAGTGGACCCCCCCTCATGTCCCAGCTcaggagaggagcagctggtCCTTTAACAGTCTCAGTGCAGCATGACAAGAATGACACCAGCAGCCTTCACTGATGGACGCTCCACTCCTGAAGGTGGTCACTGTGAGTGATGTCAGATGTTTAGAGAGAGCTGGTCATGTGACACTCTCTCTCCCGCCTTAATTCCACAAAGTGTTGCCTCAGTGTTGCACCAATGTCTTAAAATGCTACTGTCGTGCCTCTCTAAGAGCATCTGATCTCTGGACTGGGTTTAAGcacttatgacatttttaaaaaggatgAATCTGATCTGTACCTCACACATGCAGAAATGTGGGTTTCTGTGATTTCTATTTGCTTTTAGTTATTTTGGCTCTTACTTGTGCCATTAGATTTAAACTATAAAGGTAGATTTTGTGAATCTAAACTCTTTATCTAGTGGCAGACATTGACATGATAATTCAGTAAAACTTTCTACCTCTACCTTGTCATATATCTTTCTGCAAAAATCATTAGAAATAGTTTTAACCAGTTAGGCAGTTTGTACCACTGAAGATTGGGCTGTGTTCGAAATTGAGCTCTGAAGGACCAGGTTCACACTCCAGGTCCTGGTTTTGTGTTCCAGAGTCAAACATAGTCCTCTGTACTTGCCTTTAATGATATTTCTACTTATTTACTACCTcagagaagagacaggagaCTGTCTGTCTAACTGCAGAGAAGATGACTGTGTatagtttatttttgtcaggACAAGCACATGTACTTTGTAGCTCTATAGTTTTTACTGAGGTTAGCTCACAGCATAACCAAGTCTAGCTCAACAAGAACCACgtgtgatgttgtgttgtggtgcTGCGCCTCTGCCTCTCCAGTCTGGAATGTGTGTGGTGTTAATgtacaggtgtgttcaggtactgtcctcctcactgctctAATCACGGTCCTGTTcttatgatgtgtttttatgaagaacttctcctctgcttctttaCATATCATTGTAACATGTTTACTTCAGTCAGACAAGAGAAGCAGTGTGAGCACATCAGTTTACAGAACAGTGAATAGAGAAGAACTAACTCAGCCTCCACTCCTGTCTGATCATCAgtgatcagctgctgcagcgtcTGGACACACCTGGCTCAGGGAACATCAGCTGGGACCTCCCCTCTGTTGTAGTATCACAGCTACACTATCAGACTTTTGGGCCCCTCGCTGCCCCACAGTCTGATAGTGTAGCTGTGATGGTGGGTCATTTggttcattataaactgaataaTCAGATCACATGACTACAAACACAGGGTGGGTGGGGCAGACAGCAGGAGTGTGACCAATAGCAGGCCTCCTTGTTTTCAGTGACTCAGGGACCTTCACTCATTTACATGTTACATCATTATGTTGGGACATGTCTGCTGTTGTGATGTGTGTACACCACCTAGCACCAGGTGAAGCATCCCAGACTGACCACAGAGAGGCGGAGCAGGTGGAGGACACAGGTTCACTTGATGATCTGTCAGTACTGTCTGTTCCCTGCAGGAGGCTCGGCTCAGAGAACCGCCACCACTCAGGTTTCATCAGCTGTAACGTAGACACGTTTTGCTTTAGCTGTTTGTATTATCACTTAATAGACTAGAgtacagtgaaaagaaaaggagttGTCGTTTTCTAATTATCTGAACATAaagtaatacaaaataaataaatctttagatttcactgtgtctctgaGTTTTACTGTGGTGGAGGGTGGTCAGACATGAACCAAAGTTAGGCTATACTAACCTCCAGGATCCTGACAAACCAGCATACATTCATTACAGTGTCACCAGGACATGACCCATTGTGGGgatttgtttagttttgacTTGATCATGATACTGACTGAAAAGCCTCTTTACAACTTGACCAGAGATGGTGGGAAGAGAAACTGATGTTGGTGTGAGACAGACAAAATCTGGCTGTTGCTGACATGGAGCTCACTCAGCAGAGAGACATTAATAAAGTGGATGTGGAGCAGGAACTTTACGAAGATGTGCACGACAAACTGGGGCTGCAGTCAGAGACATACAAGTCTGTCAGCACCTGCAGGGCAGCTTATAGCTGTTATGATGCTGCTTTGGAATGGTTAGAAGATAACACTAATAATGCACCATCACGTCTGATATTTGTCAGCACTCATACCTGTGAAATAATTTAGACGAGCTTCTGTTTGAAGTTCAGTTTAATATACAGTCTGCACAGTAAAGGGTTCCTGCACATGGAAAGGAAGATGTCGATATATAAACAGTCAGATCACAAGTAAACATGGAAATTCTGCAGACTAAAGCCGAAGGTAAAAGTATGTCAAGAATAGTGGGACATAAAGGACACAGGAAGTCCACTCTGTCTCAGGATTTGACATATGTGACTCAGTCAGACACTACACAACATGGTGGACAGTCACACTGTGGTTGTCCTGAATCTGCTCAGCATGTGCTGATGGGATGAAGACAGGAAGGAAGTGACATCAGCATTGAAGGAGGCTTTAGGAATCTCCTTGGAGATGCTTTATGGGGAATACACCGTCACATAGTGATGTATCTCAAGGAAACAGGATTATTACAGAgaattcagttgttttttccACACTCCAGTGTGGTAGGTGGCAATAATGCACGTGCAAGCTGGTTGCCAACCGCCAAtcaaacaagaagaa
The genomic region above belongs to Seriola aureovittata isolate HTS-2021-v1 ecotype China chromosome 9, ASM2101889v1, whole genome shotgun sequence and contains:
- the LOC130175493 gene encoding zinc finger protein PLAGL2-like: MFHQQDPLKTPQQESHAASRQLFHCHQCGKQYNTQLGYRRHLVAAHSAAAGLPCPEGASSLLEHLGSHIDRPAPLEGNTNATVPVRERKYSCERCDRRFYTRKDVRRHAVVHTGRRDFLCPRCAQRFGRRDHLTRHLKKSHAQESGLMPPCAPSTPVATPTPATQCTVKEEPSPVTSDLVPVSKEPLETFSRDMYNSYPMASPVPGMGHPHGLMQGSLSSGMGVGRHMPPQSSHHHHLQPPGAAQQQSYSNMTRYQHGSTSYPRSDVDSFLLDLQSAPPPHLSAVNSSTSTSASPQREVLGEGVGSGGESHLLCRSPAVSSAELSCSTNMDLGPLLGFLPFSLPPYSPHMGMGGLVMSYPPTTTTTSSPSSNTGLSSQAPGPFTFFQPPQVHVPQGPGAHNHSQLPQAYSSPAMSTSSSLPHYYQAFQQ